The following proteins are co-located in the Phyllostomus discolor isolate MPI-MPIP mPhyDis1 chromosome 1, mPhyDis1.pri.v3, whole genome shotgun sequence genome:
- the FOS gene encoding proto-oncogene c-Fos: MMFSSFNADYEASSSRCSSASPAGDNLSYYHSPADSFSSMGSPVNAQDFCTDLAVSSANFIPTVTAISTSPDLQWLVQPALVSSVAPSQTRAPHPYGVPTPSAGPYSRAGVVKTMTGSRAQSIGRRGKVEQLSPEEEEKRRIRRERNKMAAAKCRNRRRELTDTLQAETDQLEDEKSALQTEIANLLKEKEKLEFILAAHRPACKIPDDLGYQEEMSVASLDLSGGLPEAATPESEEAFALPLLNDPEPKPSVEPIKNVSNMELKAEPFDDFLFPASARPSGSETARSVPDMDLSGSFYPADWEPLHSGSLGMAPMATELEPLCTPVVTCTPSCTTYTSSFVFTYPEADSFPSCAAAHRKGSSSNEPSSDSLSSPTLLAL, translated from the exons ATGATGTTCTCAAGCTTCAACGCTGACTACGAGGCATCCTCCTCCCGCTGTAGTAGCGCCTCCCCGGCCGGGGACAATCTTTCCTACTACCACTCACCGGCCGACTCCTTCTCCAGCATGGGCTCTCCTGTGAATGCGCAG GACTTCTGCACGGATCTGGCCGTCTCCAGTGCCAACTTCATCCCAACTGTGACTGCCATCTCCACCAGCCCAGACCTGCAGTGGCTCGTGCAGCCCGCCCTGGTCTCCTCCGTGGCTCCATCCCAGaccagagccccccacccctacGGAGTCCCCACCCCCTCGGCTGGGCCTTACTCCAGGGCGGGAGTCGTGAAGACCATGACAGGAAGCAGAGCTCAGAGCATTGGCAGGAGGGGCAAGGTGGAACAG TTGtccccagaagaagaagagaaaaggagaatccGAAGGGAAAGGAATAAGATGGCTGCAGCCAAATGCCGAAACCGGAGGAGGGAGCTGACCGACACACTCCAAGCG GAGACAGACCAACTAGAAGACGAGAAGTCTGCTTTGCAGACTGAGATTGCCAACCtgctgaaggagaaggaaaaactgGAGTTCATCCTGGCAGCTCACCGACCTGCCTGCAAGATCCCCGATGATCTGGGCTACCAGGAAGAGATGTCTGTGGCTTCCCTTGATCTGAGTGGAGGCCTGCCTGAGGCTGCCACCCCCGAGTCCGAGGAGGCCTTCGCCCTGCCCCTCCTCAACGACCCTGAGCCCAAACCCTCAGTGGAGCCCATCAAAAACGTGAGCAACATGGAGCTGAAGGCTGAGCCCTTTGATGACTTCCTGTTCCCGGCATCGGCCAGGCCCAGCGGCTCTGAGACCGCCCGCTCTGTGCCAGACATGGACCTGTCTGGTTCCTTCTATCCAGCAGACTGGGAGCCCCTGCACAGTGGCTCCCTGGGGATGGCGCCCATGGCCACAGAGCTGGAGCCCCTCTGTACCCCGGTGGTTACCTGTACTCCCAGCTGCACTACTTACACGTCTTCCTTTGTCTTCACCTACCCGGAGGCTGACTCCTTCCCCAGCTGTGCAGCTGCCCACCGCaagggcagcagcagcaacgAGCCCTCCTCTGACTCGCTCAGCTCACCCACGCTGCTGGCCCTgtga